A region from the Nitrospirota bacterium genome encodes:
- a CDS encoding YggT family protein yields MKIFIYQFINYTLSFLMWMILGKGILTLMVGRRQNMLFAMFDKVTEPIYKVTRKLVPFAKDRWIPALSIVLIIIIRLALAIAFKPAAQL; encoded by the coding sequence ATGAAAATTTTCATTTATCAATTCATTAATTATACGCTGTCGTTCCTGATGTGGATGATACTCGGGAAGGGTATACTCACGCTTATGGTCGGCAGGAGGCAGAACATGCTGTTTGCCATGTTCGATAAAGTAACCGAACCGATCTACAAGGTTACTCGAAAGCTCGTGCCGTTCGCAAAGGACAGATGGATTCCCGCCCTTTCGATCGTGCTTATCATAATCATCCGCCTGGCCCTTGCTATTGCATTCAAGCCGGCAGCGCAACTGTAA